One part of the Arabidopsis thaliana chromosome 1 sequence genome encodes these proteins:
- the CES gene encoding basic helix-loop-helix (bHLH) DNA-binding superfamily protein (basic helix-loop-helix (bHLH) DNA-binding superfamily protein; FUNCTIONS IN: DNA binding, sequence-specific DNA binding transcription factor activity; INVOLVED IN: regulation of transcription; LOCATED IN: nucleus; EXPRESSED IN: 7 plant structures; EXPRESSED DURING: 4 anthesis, C globular stage, petal differentiation and expansion stage; CONTAINS InterPro DOMAIN/s: Helix-loop-helix DNA-binding domain (InterPro:IPR001092), Helix-loop-helix DNA-binding (InterPro:IPR011598); BEST Arabidopsis thaliana protein match is: BR enhanced expression 1 (TAIR:AT1G18400.1); Has 2000 Blast hits to 1994 proteins in 114 species: Archae - 0; Bacteria - 0; Metazoa - 42; Fungi - 45; Plants - 1913; Viruses - 0; Other Eukaryotes - 0 (source: NCBI BLink).), with translation MARFEPYNYNNGHDPFFAHINQNPELINLDLPASTPSSFMLFSNGALVDANHNNSHFFPNLLHGNTRRKGNKEESGSKRRRKRSEEEEAMNGDETQKPKDVVHVRAKRGQATDSHSLAERVRREKINERLKCLQDLVPGCYKAMGMAVMLDVIIDYVRSLQNQIEFLSMKLSAASACYDLNSLDIEPTDIFQGGNIHSAAEMERILRESVGTQPPNFSSTLPF, from the exons ATGGCACGGTTTGAGCCATATAACTATAATAATGGTCATGATCCTTTCTTTGCACACATTAACCAAAATCCAGAGCTAATAAATCTGGACTTACCAGCTTCTACCCCTTCCAGTTTCATGCTTTTCTCCAATGGAGCTTTAGTTGATGCCAATCACAATAATTCTCACTTCTTCCCAAATTTATTGCACg GTAATAcgagaagaaaaggaaataaagaagagagtgggtcgaagagaagaagaaagaggtcggaagaggaagaagccaTGAATGGAGATGAGACTCAGAAGCCAAAAGATGTTGTTCATGTCCGAGCTAAGAGAGGTCAAGCTACTGATAGCCATAGTTTGGCTGAAAGG GTACGAAGAGAGAAGATCAATGAAAGGCTGAAATGCTTACAAGACCTTGTTCCAGGATGCTACAAG GCAATGGGAATGGCAGTGATGCTTGATGTCATCATAGATTATGTACGATCACTCCAGAATCAAATCGAG TTTTTGTCCATGAAACTCTCAGCGGCAAGTGCATGTTACGACCTTAATTCTTTGGATATTGAGCCAACGGATATATTTCAG GGAGGGAATATTCATAGTGCAGCAGAGATGGAAAGGATTTTAAGAGAAAGCGTTGGAACACAGCCTCCTAATTTCAGTTCAACATTACCCTTTTGa